CCCGGATGCGGGGTCGGTGGAAATCCTGCGCACGACGTGtgagaaaatcaaaataaaaataaataaacaaaaaaggagaaacatgagttttaaaatttatcttATAAAAATAGATCTAAAGTCTTACAAAtgtacaataaataaaaaaagctcTATAACTCTCATCTAATTCAACTTCAGCTTGCCTACCATCTGTCTTTTGGGTTTTACACCTGCAATGTCTATAAAAGGGTGAGCGAAGCCACAGCTCAGGGACATGAACCTTTTTAcggtaaattaatataactaaattaagtgaGATGCAGTCACTCAGTTAAATATCatatcaataataataatgtatgTATGCTCTTCATCTATTCCCGTTAATTCGTATAACTGGACAAGCAAACATGCACATCCCATACCATGCTTATAACACTCGGTCTCAAGTGCCCATTTATATGAACTAACACTCATCTCAATTATCCCAAAATTCCCATTTTGTTAGTCGTCTTGCCTAACTCTTTGTCGCCAGTCTCAAATCACCTAATAAAAAACATGTGCACTGTGGGATCCCTGAGACCTGGTACCTACCAAGAGTTAGACTTAACTACACAAAATATCATTTCAtccatcattattttctcaatccaAGAACTTCAATTAATTTGCATAACATGATAATATTTATGCCTTTCATTTATCTCATGTATCAAAATATAACCACACCAACATTGATCGAATAATTAATAACAAGTAAAAACCCAATAACAAAGAATACCAACCAAATTGTAATACCACATATAATATAATGTTCCAACCAAACTGTAATACCACACATAATATAATGTTCACAaaatttaatcaaatcaatcttTACAAAAGGCCTCCCAAAAAACTCCTACCTCAATTCTACCAAGTTAAGAAAACACAAACTAAGCCTATATGCCCTCCAAGAAttttatcatcatcatctctctctctctctctctctctctctctctctctctctctctctctctctctctctctctctctcaaacatATAACTTGGTTGCCATTCTTTTATATAAGCTGCTGTGAGTCAACGTCAGGAGTTTTCTTTCTAAGGGTTGTGACACCTATTGAAATTGTAAACTCCACCTCAAACTAAGATAAAGCCTCGTCACCAAATTGTAAGCATGAGTTGTCCAAATGCATGGTAATGCATCGACTAATTgataactaatttaatggaaaAAGCCACCTCCAGCAGACTAACTACgttcaaatatatttccaaATTAAGATAAGAGAGAACACTCTTTCTCTCCAAGAAAACAATGTAAGGATGCCACGTCTAAACTCTTAATCCAtgttattaatttaaatatataactaaatatgcagtaaaatatttaatcctcaaattattaatacatatacttttaaaaatatgggTCTTCACATTAAGACTCTGCTGTATTCTGCAGTCTGTGTGTAGGAAGTTGCAATGAGCACCAACAAGACGCCACAGAAAAAGAATCGTCCTCAAGTAGTTAAATTGGATGAAGCTTTGGAATTGGTATGATAGTTTTGTTAGTTTTCTTTCATTGTGCTATGAACAATAAACTGATTTATAGGGACTCCTAGCAAGTCTGGTCTATATGGTCTAGAATAGTTAGAACTGTTGCAATGAACATCTTGTAGCATTTGAGATATGATGATATGAAGTGATAGGTTTCTTGAAGGAGCtatctttgtgtgtgtgtattcaAGTGAATGAACTTGAAATATAACTGTTGTTCTAAAAGAATGATTTGCGAATGGATTGTGAATTGCCGCAGCATACCAACAGTGAGGAAAATTATGGTGTTggaatttaaactaatttgaAACCAAATCAGAGTGCTATAAATTGGATCGTGTCAGCATATGATAACTATGTAAAGATTACGTGACTTTTATCTGGTGATACAGATAAATAACATTTACATCAATGCAGGCTCTCCTTAACTTGTACTTGGAGAGTATTTATTTCTGCGATTGATGTTACAGCAATCTTGTCGAAAATCCTTATGAATGGGGTGCAATGGAGTCTAAGCACAATACTATCCGCCACTGCAATGTCACCACTGCCTTATATTAGATTTTCAAAATCTAACTTTGTTTGTGCTTGAAAATTTACCAATATGCAGGCTCAAAAATGGGTTAATAACATGACTGAACCTGCAGAAGATGAGCCTTTTGAAATACAGAGTAGACCTGCTAGGCaagtttatatatttatttattttgggctGAAGGGAGtacaattttctttaatttgtcAATATTACTGTTATTGTGTCGTTGTTGACTTTCTGCAGAACTCTATATTGGTTTTCTCTGGCTTGGACTAGGTGCTAAAGTTCCCCGGCCATCCAAATTTTCACCTTCAGATGATCCCCTTGAAAGGAAATTACACTACAAGTTGGATGCTGGAAGAAGAAATGCTGCCAAAATTGCCGAGGAGTCTGCATCGGCTGCTGCTAGAGATGACAGTGACGACGATGAAGATTTGGACAGCAGAACCAAAGCGTTTGAGAAGAAAAGACCAGCAGCTCCGGTGACCCCATCTTTAGGgggaaagaaaaggaagaagtaACGTTTTCACCTTGACTTGTAACCAAAGAAAGTTAACCATCTCACCCTTGTCAAAAGTTAATTTTAGAGCTTTGGTTCTGTTGTTCTGGTAacttcatacaatttctttaTCTGTAATTATAGATGTTCAGTCAACAAATCAAAGCTTGTGAAAAGGAGATAGGAACAAATATTCCACATTTCCAAGTGCAAATTTATTGAACCAAAGTCACAGCTTGTTCGGTGCATATAATAAACCTaacatgaatttttattttctttgtaattaCAACCAGTCAGTCACAAGACTCACAACTCACAACTCGTTGAGCTCTAACCTTTGCAAATACAACAGAAAATacaaagggggaaaaaaaggaaagaagagaacAAGACAACACAGTTAAGAATGAATGAAATCAAGAACACCCTCAACTAACACAAAGCTCGAACCCTCTACAAGAATCTACATTTATAAGAACAACTCTACATTACAGCCTCAGTGCTTGACATG
The Prunus dulcis chromosome 2, ALMONDv2, whole genome shotgun sequence DNA segment above includes these coding regions:
- the LOC117619908 gene encoding uncharacterized protein LOC117619908 isoform X1 encodes the protein MSTNKTPQKKNRPQVVKLDEALELAQKWVNNMTEPAEDEPFEIQSRPARLGLGAKVPRPSKFSPSDDPLERKLHYKLDAGRRNAAKIAEESASAAARDDSDDDEDLDSRTKAFEKKRPAAPVTPSLGGKKRKK
- the LOC117619908 gene encoding uncharacterized protein LOC117619908 isoform X2 — its product is MSTNKTPQKKNRPQVVKLDEALELAQKWVNNMTEPAEDEPFEIQSRPARLGLGAKVPRPSKFSPSDDPLERKLHYKLDAGRRNAAKIAEESASAAARDDSDDDEDLDSRTKAFEKKRPAAPVTPSLGGKKRKK